The Altererythrobacter sp. Root672 genome includes a window with the following:
- a CDS encoding M13 family metallopeptidase: MKTRLAAALMLGVATLTLGPVACNMVEGGTEAVSPGTEVGINLMAMNTAIKPGDDFYGYANEGWMKANEIPADRSGIGAFWVADQQTEKNLEVLLADLEKSEPEAGTDAARVKAYYDAFLDTATIDKLGMAPVQSDLQRIAAIKDKTALARIMGDNVRADVDPLNATDFATENLFGVFVTHALVGGEVMPYILQGGLGMPEREYYLSSEPDMKANQAAYRKYIADVLTAAGIADAGAKAQRIYDLEVKIARAHSTREESDDWQVAKAVWTPADFAKKAPGLDWNTFFDAAQLGSQQKFNAYHANAIPKIAALVGSESLDAWKDWLTFHQINQNTSVLPSELDQLNFAFYGTQLTGAEQARPREKRALSAVNTNIGDALGKLYTDKYFPASAKAEIQAMVENIKTAFSKRIDAIEWMAPETKAEAKAKVESMEVGVGYPDTWADYSSLKLDPATAYANKQAAEKLRYQQQLAKIGKPLDKREWWMNPQLVNAVNLPVQNSLNFPAAILQRPFFDPKADPAFNYGAIGAVIGHEISHSFDNNGAEFDSTGAMRNWWTDADRAQFDKAGKTLSDQFDLYEPFPGLHVRGDLTLGENIADVAGLAAAFDAYRASLAGKPAAEIDGFTGDQRFFIAYAQAWATKMREAALRQRIATDGHAPGQYRALTVRNLDAWYDAFGVKPGDKLYLPPEQRVRIW, translated from the coding sequence ATGAAAACTCGTCTCGCTGCCGCCCTCATGCTGGGCGTTGCCACCCTCACGCTCGGCCCGGTCGCCTGCAATATGGTTGAAGGCGGGACCGAAGCGGTCAGTCCGGGGACCGAGGTTGGCATCAACCTCATGGCGATGAACACAGCGATCAAGCCAGGCGACGACTTCTACGGCTATGCCAACGAAGGCTGGATGAAGGCGAACGAGATTCCCGCAGACCGTTCGGGCATCGGCGCGTTCTGGGTGGCCGACCAGCAGACCGAGAAGAACCTAGAAGTGCTGTTGGCGGACCTCGAGAAATCGGAACCGGAAGCCGGAACGGACGCCGCGCGCGTGAAGGCGTACTACGACGCGTTCCTCGATACCGCGACCATCGACAAGCTCGGCATGGCGCCGGTCCAGTCCGACTTGCAGCGCATCGCCGCGATCAAGGACAAGACGGCGCTTGCCCGCATCATGGGCGACAATGTGCGGGCCGACGTCGACCCGCTCAACGCCACCGACTTCGCCACCGAGAACCTGTTCGGCGTGTTCGTGACCCACGCGCTCGTTGGTGGGGAAGTCATGCCCTACATCTTGCAGGGCGGCCTCGGCATGCCGGAGCGTGAATACTACCTGTCGTCCGAGCCGGACATGAAGGCCAACCAGGCGGCTTACCGCAAATACATCGCCGACGTGCTCACGGCGGCCGGAATCGCCGACGCCGGCGCCAAGGCGCAGCGGATCTACGACCTCGAGGTCAAGATCGCCCGCGCTCATTCCACCCGCGAGGAAAGCGACGATTGGCAGGTGGCCAAGGCCGTCTGGACTCCGGCCGACTTCGCCAAGAAGGCGCCGGGTCTCGACTGGAACACGTTCTTCGATGCGGCGCAGCTTGGCAGCCAACAGAAGTTCAACGCCTACCACGCGAACGCCATCCCCAAGATCGCGGCGCTGGTCGGCTCGGAATCGCTCGACGCGTGGAAGGACTGGCTGACCTTCCATCAGATCAACCAGAACACCTCCGTGCTGCCGAGCGAGCTCGACCAGCTGAACTTCGCCTTCTACGGCACACAGCTGACCGGCGCCGAGCAGGCTCGTCCGCGTGAGAAGCGGGCACTCTCCGCGGTCAACACCAACATCGGCGATGCGCTGGGCAAGCTCTATACCGACAAGTATTTCCCGGCCTCCGCCAAGGCCGAGATCCAGGCGATGGTCGAGAACATCAAGACCGCGTTCTCCAAGCGGATCGACGCGATCGAGTGGATGGCGCCGGAAACCAAGGCCGAAGCCAAGGCCAAGGTGGAATCGATGGAAGTCGGCGTCGGCTATCCCGACACCTGGGCCGATTACTCCTCGCTGAAGCTCGATCCCGCTACCGCTTACGCCAACAAGCAGGCGGCCGAGAAGCTGCGCTACCAGCAGCAGCTGGCCAAGATCGGCAAGCCGCTCGACAAGCGCGAGTGGTGGATGAACCCGCAGCTGGTCAACGCCGTCAACCTGCCGGTGCAGAACTCGCTCAACTTCCCAGCGGCGATCCTGCAGCGGCCGTTCTTCGATCCCAAGGCTGACCCGGCGTTCAACTACGGCGCAATCGGCGCGGTGATCGGGCACGAGATCAGCCATAGCTTCGACAATAACGGGGCGGAATTCGACTCCACCGGCGCTATGCGCAACTGGTGGACCGATGCCGACCGCGCGCAGTTCGACAAGGCGGGCAAGACGCTGTCGGACCAGTTCGATCTCTATGAGCCGTTCCCGGGCCTGCATGTCCGCGGCGATCTGACGTTGGGCGAGAACATCGCCGACGTGGCTGGCCTGGCCGCGGCGTTTGACGCCTACCGTGCCTCGCTCGCGGGCAAGCCCGCTGCCGAGATCGACGGCTTCACCGGCGACCAGCGGTTCTTCATCGCCTATGCCCAGGCCTGGGCGACCAAGATGCGCGAAGCGGCGC
- a CDS encoding AbgT family transporter encodes MASTASTGLVPRTRGDRFLDTVERFGNSLPDPVAIFVFIIVVLVAVSAVGAGMGWTAVNPATGETLAAKSLLSEELVRQLLTEMPRTFTSFPPLGLVLTIMLGAGVAEKSGLLSALIRKAVQGIPDRLLSPSVILLGMLTVHAVDAGYLVYIPLAGVVFANAGRNPVLGLVLGFVGCATGLAGNLLPGQYDVLILGITQTGATLLEPSWAMNPLGNWWFLIAIAVAFVGLGWLIAAKIVGPRLDAWTGEEGDVQPAPPELTAEERKGLRAAGWTALLVAMAAAALVFTPGFTPLYDATAAPGERIVPFYRSIAAILFFLLLSCGWAFGKGAGTIKGHRDVIRFMAEGLEGMMPYLVIAFFAAHFVAMFGWSNLAPITAINGAEFLRSLNAPPALLLPLLTTASAWLDFLIASGSAKWTAMAPVAVPMLMLLDISPEMTTAAYRVGDTVTNLISPLNPYFVLVLIYCQRWNPKMRLGTLLSATLPFAIAFYLAGSLIVAGWVAFDLPLGPGTRVGFELSSAG; translated from the coding sequence ATGGCGTCAACTGCTTCGACCGGACTTGTGCCTCGCACCCGCGGGGATCGCTTTCTCGACACGGTTGAACGCTTCGGCAACTCGCTGCCCGATCCGGTGGCGATCTTCGTGTTCATCATTGTGGTCTTGGTTGCGGTCTCGGCGGTCGGCGCTGGCATGGGCTGGACGGCGGTCAATCCCGCGACTGGCGAGACTTTGGCCGCCAAGAGCCTGCTGTCCGAGGAACTGGTCCGCCAGTTGCTGACGGAAATGCCGCGGACCTTCACCAGCTTCCCGCCTTTGGGGCTGGTGCTGACGATCATGCTCGGTGCGGGCGTGGCGGAGAAGTCGGGTTTGCTCTCGGCCCTGATCCGCAAGGCGGTGCAGGGCATTCCCGACCGGCTGCTGTCACCCTCGGTGATCCTACTTGGCATGCTCACAGTTCACGCGGTCGATGCCGGGTACCTGGTCTATATCCCGCTAGCGGGAGTCGTGTTCGCCAATGCTGGTCGCAACCCCGTACTCGGCCTGGTGCTCGGCTTCGTGGGGTGTGCCACGGGCCTTGCAGGTAACCTGTTGCCCGGACAGTACGATGTTCTGATCCTCGGGATTACGCAAACCGGAGCGACGTTGCTTGAGCCTAGCTGGGCGATGAATCCGCTCGGCAACTGGTGGTTCCTGATCGCGATTGCGGTGGCCTTCGTCGGCCTTGGTTGGCTTATCGCCGCCAAGATCGTGGGCCCACGGCTAGACGCGTGGACCGGCGAGGAAGGCGACGTGCAGCCGGCACCGCCGGAACTCACGGCCGAGGAGCGCAAGGGTCTGCGCGCGGCCGGATGGACTGCGCTATTGGTGGCAATGGCCGCCGCCGCGCTGGTGTTCACGCCGGGATTTACCCCGCTTTATGACGCAACGGCCGCGCCTGGCGAGCGGATCGTCCCATTCTACCGCTCGATTGCAGCGATCCTTTTCTTCCTGCTGCTCAGTTGTGGTTGGGCGTTCGGAAAGGGGGCAGGGACGATCAAGGGCCATCGGGACGTCATTCGCTTCATGGCCGAGGGCCTCGAAGGCATGATGCCTTACCTGGTGATCGCATTCTTTGCCGCGCACTTCGTGGCGATGTTTGGCTGGTCAAACCTGGCCCCAATCACCGCCATCAACGGAGCAGAGTTCCTGCGCTCGCTCAACGCGCCGCCGGCGCTGCTGCTGCCGCTGCTGACCACGGCATCGGCCTGGCTCGATTTCCTGATCGCCTCGGGCTCTGCCAAGTGGACCGCCATGGCACCGGTCGCGGTGCCGATGCTCATGCTGCTCGATATCTCGCCCGAGATGACGACGGCTGCCTATCGCGTGGGCGACACCGTGACCAACCTGATCTCACCGCTCAATCCGTACTTCGTGCTGGTGCTGATCTACTGCCAGCGCTGGAACCCGAAGATGCGCCTCGGCACGCTGCTGTCGGCCACCTTGCCCTTTGCCATCGCTTTCTACCTGGCAGGGTCGTTGATCGTGGCTGGATGGGTGGCGTTTGACTTACCGCTCGGCCCCGGCACTCGCGTCGGGTTCGAGCTCTCTTCGGCCGGTTGA
- the eno gene encoding phosphopyruvate hydratase has translation MTAILDIHAREILDSRGNPTVEVDIWLEDGSFGRAAVPSGASTGAHEAVELRDGDKGRYLGKGVTKAVAAVNGEIAEALLGFDAEDQRDLDLAMLELDGTPNKSRLGANAILGTSLAAAKAAASSRGMPLWAYVGGVSAHVLPVPMMNIINGGEHADNPIDFQEFMVMPVGAPTLAEAVRWGSEIFHTLKKGLHQKGLATAVGDEGGFAPNLASTRDALDFIMASVEQAGFKPGSDVVLALDCASTEFFKNGKYEISGEGLSLSPTEFADYLADLTKAYPIRSIEDGMSEDDFEGWKVLTDKVGDRVQLVGDDLFVTNPERLRMGIGKGLANSLLVKVNQIGTLTETLQAVDIAHRAGYTAVMSHRSGETEDSTIADLAVATNCGQIKTGSLARSDRLAKYNQLIRIEEELGESAVYAGAGCFGRLAV, from the coding sequence ATGACCGCCATCCTCGACATCCACGCCCGTGAAATCCTCGATAGCCGCGGTAATCCGACGGTCGAGGTGGACATCTGGCTTGAGGACGGCAGCTTCGGCCGTGCAGCGGTTCCTTCCGGCGCATCGACCGGCGCGCACGAGGCGGTGGAGCTGCGTGACGGCGACAAAGGCCGGTACCTCGGCAAGGGCGTCACCAAGGCCGTCGCGGCAGTGAATGGCGAGATCGCCGAAGCGCTGCTGGGATTCGATGCCGAAGACCAGCGCGACCTCGATCTGGCCATGCTCGAGCTCGACGGCACCCCGAACAAGAGCCGCCTCGGCGCCAATGCGATCCTCGGCACGAGCCTCGCCGCCGCCAAGGCTGCGGCCAGTTCGCGGGGGATGCCGCTGTGGGCCTATGTCGGCGGAGTCTCGGCCCATGTCCTGCCGGTGCCGATGATGAACATCATCAACGGCGGCGAGCACGCGGACAATCCGATCGATTTTCAGGAATTCATGGTCATGCCGGTGGGCGCCCCGACGCTGGCCGAAGCGGTCCGCTGGGGGTCTGAGATCTTCCACACGCTCAAGAAGGGTCTGCACCAGAAGGGCCTGGCAACGGCGGTCGGTGACGAAGGCGGCTTCGCGCCGAACCTCGCGAGCACCCGCGATGCGCTCGACTTCATCATGGCCTCGGTTGAGCAGGCCGGGTTCAAGCCAGGTAGCGACGTGGTGCTGGCGCTCGACTGCGCCTCGACCGAATTCTTCAAGAACGGCAAGTACGAGATCAGTGGGGAAGGGCTGAGCCTTTCGCCGACCGAGTTCGCCGACTACCTCGCAGACCTCACCAAGGCCTATCCGATCCGCTCGATCGAAGACGGCATGAGCGAAGACGACTTCGAAGGCTGGAAGGTGCTGACCGACAAGGTCGGCGATCGCGTGCAACTGGTCGGTGACGACTTGTTCGTAACCAACCCGGAGCGGCTGCGCATGGGTATCGGCAAGGGGCTGGCGAACTCGCTTCTGGTCAAGGTCAACCAGATCGGCACGCTGACCGAGACGCTGCAGGCCGTCGATATCGCGCACCGTGCCGGATACACGGCGGTGATGAGCCACCGTTCGGGCGAAACCGAGGACTCGACCATTGCCGATCTCGCGGTCGCGACCAACTGCGGCCAGATCAAGACCGGCTCGCTGGCCCGCTCGGACCGGCTCGCCAAGTACAACCAGCTCATCCGTATCGAGGAAGAGCTGGGCGAGAGCGCGGTCTATGCCGGAGCGGGGTGCTTCGGGAGGCTTGCCGTTTAA
- a CDS encoding DUF883 C-terminal domain-containing protein: protein MAETAANTAKPRKSSAKKTETNGTALAASNTEEAKSRFNAALEEARAGAIALGNEARERASAYRSQASTTGGDWAADAKTKATELANDGKKGASGALTSLSRLVADNAGTIEENLGAKYGDYARTASQKLQETGKALDEKSLDQLGEDAREFVRKSPGVAIGIAAGVGFLLARLFRR from the coding sequence ATGGCCGAGACTGCTGCCAACACCGCCAAGCCGCGCAAGAGCTCGGCCAAGAAAACCGAAACAAACGGCACGGCTCTCGCTGCCTCCAACACTGAGGAAGCCAAGTCGCGCTTCAATGCGGCGCTGGAAGAAGCCCGCGCCGGCGCCATCGCCTTGGGCAACGAAGCCCGGGAACGCGCGTCCGCCTATCGCAGCCAGGCCTCCACTACTGGCGGCGATTGGGCGGCCGACGCGAAGACCAAGGCGACGGAGCTCGCAAACGATGGCAAGAAGGGCGCCAGCGGGGCTTTGACCAGCCTTAGCCGTCTGGTCGCCGACAATGCCGGTACGATCGAAGAAAACCTCGGCGCGAAGTACGGCGACTATGCCCGTACGGCGTCCCAGAAACTGCAGGAAACCGGCAAGGCTCTTGATGAGAAGAGCCTCGACCAACTGGGCGAAGATGCGCGCGAGTTCGTACGCAAGAGCCCCGGCGTCGCCATCGGCATAGCCGCGGGCGTGGGCTTCTTGCTGGCACGTCTGTTTCGGCGGTGA
- a CDS encoding DUF4170 domain-containing protein, with the protein MGKQLLHLVMGGRVVDPQGVEFQNLNELDVVGIYPNYAAAEEAWRACAQRTVDDAEMKYVIVHLHRLLEPELPE; encoded by the coding sequence ATGGGGAAGCAACTTCTACACCTGGTCATGGGCGGCCGAGTGGTCGATCCGCAAGGTGTCGAGTTCCAGAACCTCAATGAACTGGATGTCGTGGGGATCTACCCCAACTACGCCGCGGCTGAGGAAGCCTGGCGGGCCTGCGCCCAGCGCACGGTCGACGATGCGGAAATGAAGTACGTGATCGTCCACTTGCACCGACTGCTCGAACCCGAACTGCCGGAGTAA
- a CDS encoding FMN-binding negative transcriptional regulator, protein MYLPKIHEETRPDVLHALIRAHPLGTWVEAGADELVVNHLPFVLDTGSGEFGTLRGHVARANPVWKGVAGTPPGVVTFRGPQTYITPSWYPSKREHGKAVPTWNYTVVTVHGRPRFIEEREWLYEHLGQLTELQETGQDVPWALEDAPADFIDKMVGAIVGVEIPISRIEGKWKTSQNRAEADKLGVVAGLLGKGDDESAAMANLVRQHIAG, encoded by the coding sequence ATGTACCTTCCGAAGATACATGAAGAGACCCGGCCCGACGTTCTTCACGCGCTGATCCGCGCTCACCCCCTCGGCACATGGGTCGAGGCTGGGGCGGATGAACTTGTCGTCAATCACCTGCCTTTCGTGCTCGATACCGGAAGCGGGGAATTCGGCACCCTGCGCGGGCACGTCGCGCGCGCCAATCCGGTCTGGAAAGGCGTTGCAGGCACGCCGCCCGGCGTGGTGACCTTTCGCGGTCCGCAGACCTACATCACGCCTTCGTGGTATCCCAGCAAGCGCGAGCACGGCAAAGCGGTGCCGACTTGGAACTACACGGTGGTTACGGTCCACGGGCGCCCTCGCTTCATTGAGGAGCGGGAGTGGCTCTACGAGCATCTTGGGCAATTGACCGAGCTTCAAGAAACCGGACAGGACGTGCCCTGGGCGCTTGAGGATGCACCCGCCGATTTCATCGACAAGATGGTTGGCGCCATCGTCGGGGTCGAAATCCCGATTTCGCGGATCGAAGGCAAGTGGAAGACCAGCCAAAACCGCGCAGAGGCCGATAAGCTTGGCGTGGTTGCCGGACTGTTAGGCAAGGGTGACGATGAGTCAGCCGCGATGGCGAACCTGGTAAGGCAGCACATCGCCGGTTGA
- the greA gene encoding transcription elongation factor GreA, translating to MERVPMLAEGYEKLTADLQVLRQERPKIVDAIEEARAHGDLSENAEYHAAKERQGQVEAQIAEIEDRVSRAQIIDPSTLSGDRIVFGATVTVLDDDDKPQRYQIVGQTEADVRQGRISYDSPLGRALIGKQVGDDIEVTVPSGDRFYMVEKIEFV from the coding sequence ATGGAAAGAGTGCCGATGCTGGCGGAAGGCTATGAAAAGCTGACCGCCGACCTCCAGGTTTTGCGGCAGGAACGGCCGAAGATCGTCGATGCGATCGAGGAAGCCCGCGCGCACGGCGACCTTTCGGAAAACGCCGAGTATCACGCCGCCAAGGAACGCCAAGGCCAGGTCGAGGCGCAGATCGCCGAGATCGAGGATCGCGTTTCGCGCGCACAAATCATCGATCCATCGACCCTTTCGGGTGACCGGATTGTGTTCGGCGCGACCGTTACCGTCCTCGACGACGACGACAAGCCGCAGCGCTACCAGATCGTGGGCCAGACCGAAGCCGACGTGCGCCAGGGTCGTATTTCGTACGATTCTCCGCTCGGCCGCGCGCTGATCGGCAAGCAGGTCGGTGACGACATCGAAGTGACGGTGCCTTCGGGTGACCGCTTCTACATGGTCGAAAAGATCGAGTTCGTCTGA
- the carB gene encoding carbamoyl-phosphate synthase large subunit: MPKRTDISSILVIGAGPIIIGQACEFDYSGTQAIKALKEEGYRVVLVNSNPATIMTDPEFADATYVEPITPEIVAKIIEKERPDALLPTMGGQTALNCALALYNDGTLDKFGVTMIGANADAIDKAENRQRFREAMDKIGLESARSGVANTVDEAFAVLERTGLPSIIRPSFTLGGTGGGVAYNRSEFEAIVRSGLDASPTTEVLIEESLLGWKEYEMEVVRDRHDNAIIICSIENVDPMGVHTGDSITVAPALTLTDKEYQIMRSASLAVLREIGVETGGSNVQFAVNPKDGRLIVIEMNPRVSRSSALASKATGFPIARVAAKLAVGYTLDEITNEITGATPAAFEPTIDYVVTKIPRFAFEKFKGAKAELSTAMKSVGEVMAIGRNFKESLQKALRGLETGLDGFNRVLELEGAGREEIVAALAQQTPDRLLRVGQAFREGFTVEEIQAITHYDPWFLRHICEIIAEEAIISREGLPNDADGLRRLKAMGFSDKRLATLAVRSVGVAGGLAETQARRSGLLHDALVAMAGATSEDEVRALRHRLGVLPVFKRIDSCAAEFEAITPYMYSTYEAPSFGEAEDEADPSDRRKIVILGGGPNRIGQGIEFDYCCVHACFALSEAGFETIMINCNPETVSTDYDTSDRLYFEPLTAEDVLEILRVEQSKGELVGVIVQFGGQTPLKLADTLEAAGIPILGTSPDAIDLAEDRERFAQLVDKLGLKQPMNGIARSRDEAAAVAARIGYPVLLRPSYVLGGRAMEIVDSEAQLDSYIATAVNVSGDSPVLIDQYLRDAIECDVDALCDGEKVVVAGVMQHIEEAGVHSGDSAATLPPYSLSNEIVDEMERQAEALALALGVIGLMNVQFAVKDGVVYLIEVNPRASRTVPFVAKAIGVPIAKLASRVMAGEKLADLPPIDWRIDYMTVKEAVFPFARFPGSDPVLSPEMKSTGEVMGIDRDFPTAYIKSQLGEGTWLPESGTLFVSVKDSDKPHILGPIKQLVEKGFDIVATGGTAQYLAEAGVPVTRVNKVAEGRPHIVDKIIDGGIALIFNTTEGWQSHKDSHSIRASALGAKVPYYTTAAASAAVAQAITSVRVSDLEVRSLQDYYS; the protein is encoded by the coding sequence GACAGACCGCGCTCAACTGCGCGCTGGCGCTCTACAACGATGGCACGCTCGACAAATTCGGTGTGACCATGATCGGCGCCAATGCCGACGCGATCGACAAGGCCGAGAACCGCCAGCGCTTCCGCGAGGCGATGGACAAGATCGGGCTCGAAAGCGCTCGCTCAGGCGTGGCGAACACCGTCGACGAGGCGTTCGCGGTGCTCGAACGCACTGGGCTGCCTTCGATCATCCGTCCGAGTTTCACGCTTGGCGGCACCGGCGGCGGTGTCGCTTACAATCGTTCCGAGTTTGAAGCGATCGTCCGCTCTGGCCTCGACGCGAGCCCGACCACCGAAGTGCTGATCGAAGAATCGCTGCTCGGGTGGAAAGAATACGAGATGGAAGTCGTGCGCGACCGGCACGACAACGCCATCATCATCTGTTCGATCGAGAACGTCGATCCGATGGGCGTCCACACCGGCGACTCGATCACTGTAGCGCCGGCGCTGACGCTGACCGACAAAGAATACCAGATCATGCGCAGCGCGAGCCTTGCCGTGCTGCGGGAAATCGGCGTCGAAACAGGCGGTTCGAACGTACAGTTCGCAGTCAATCCGAAGGATGGCCGCCTGATCGTGATCGAGATGAACCCGCGCGTATCGCGGTCATCAGCGCTCGCTTCGAAGGCCACCGGCTTCCCGATCGCGCGCGTCGCCGCCAAGCTGGCGGTCGGCTACACTCTCGACGAGATCACCAACGAGATCACCGGCGCGACCCCGGCGGCCTTTGAGCCGACGATCGACTACGTCGTGACCAAGATCCCCCGTTTCGCCTTCGAGAAGTTCAAGGGCGCCAAGGCCGAGCTTTCGACGGCGATGAAGTCGGTCGGCGAAGTCATGGCGATCGGCCGCAACTTCAAGGAGAGCCTCCAGAAGGCGCTCCGCGGCCTTGAAACCGGACTGGATGGTTTCAACCGCGTGCTCGAGCTCGAAGGCGCCGGCCGCGAGGAAATCGTCGCGGCGCTAGCTCAGCAGACGCCGGACCGGCTGCTTCGGGTAGGCCAAGCTTTCCGCGAGGGCTTCACCGTCGAGGAAATCCAGGCGATCACGCACTACGATCCGTGGTTCCTGCGCCATATCTGCGAGATCATCGCTGAAGAGGCGATCATCAGCCGCGAAGGCCTGCCAAACGACGCAGACGGCCTGCGCCGCCTCAAGGCCATGGGCTTCTCCGACAAGCGCCTTGCCACGCTGGCCGTTCGTTCGGTTGGCGTCGCCGGTGGATTGGCCGAGACTCAGGCACGGCGCTCCGGCCTCCTGCACGACGCACTCGTTGCCATGGCCGGCGCTACCAGCGAGGACGAAGTGCGCGCGCTTCGGCACAGGCTCGGCGTGTTGCCGGTGTTCAAGCGCATCGACAGCTGCGCGGCCGAGTTCGAGGCGATCACACCCTACATGTACTCGACTTACGAGGCCCCGAGCTTCGGCGAGGCGGAAGACGAGGCTGATCCCAGCGACCGGCGCAAGATCGTCATCCTCGGCGGCGGTCCGAACCGCATCGGGCAGGGGATCGAGTTCGACTATTGCTGCGTCCACGCCTGCTTCGCGCTGAGCGAGGCCGGGTTCGAGACGATCATGATCAACTGCAACCCGGAGACGGTCTCAACCGACTACGACACCTCGGACCGTCTCTACTTCGAGCCGCTGACGGCTGAAGACGTGCTGGAGATCCTGCGGGTCGAGCAGTCGAAGGGCGAACTGGTCGGCGTGATCGTGCAGTTCGGCGGGCAGACCCCGCTCAAGCTGGCTGATACGCTGGAGGCCGCAGGCATCCCGATCCTCGGCACCTCGCCTGACGCGATCGACCTGGCTGAGGACCGCGAGCGTTTCGCGCAGCTCGTCGACAAGCTCGGCCTCAAGCAACCGATGAACGGTATCGCGCGGAGCCGCGACGAAGCGGCAGCAGTGGCCGCTCGGATCGGATATCCCGTGCTACTGCGCCCGAGCTACGTACTCGGCGGGCGAGCGATGGAGATCGTCGATTCCGAGGCTCAACTCGATTCCTACATCGCCACGGCGGTGAACGTCTCGGGGGATAGCCCAGTCCTGATCGACCAGTACTTGCGCGACGCGATCGAATGCGACGTCGACGCGCTGTGCGATGGCGAGAAGGTCGTCGTCGCCGGTGTCATGCAACACATCGAGGAAGCTGGCGTCCACTCGGGCGACAGCGCCGCGACCTTGCCGCCTTACAGCTTGTCGAACGAGATCGTCGACGAGATGGAACGCCAGGCCGAAGCGCTGGCGCTTGCGCTGGGCGTCATAGGCCTGATGAACGTCCAGTTCGCGGTAAAGGACGGCGTGGTCTATCTGATCGAGGTGAACCCGCGCGCGAGCCGCACCGTGCCGTTCGTCGCCAAGGCGATCGGCGTGCCCATCGCCAAGCTGGCCTCGCGCGTCATGGCGGGCGAAAAGCTTGCCGACCTGCCGCCGATCGACTGGCGGATCGACTACATGACCGTGAAGGAAGCGGTGTTCCCGTTTGCGCGCTTCCCCGGCTCCGATCCGGTCCTCTCGCCGGAGATGAAGTCTACCGGCGAAGTCATGGGAATCGATCGGGATTTTCCGACCGCTTACATCAAGTCGCAGCTCGGCGAAGGCACCTGGTTGCCCGAGTCCGGAACACTGTTCGTCTCGGTCAAAGACAGCGACAAGCCGCACATCCTTGGTCCGATAAAGCAGCTGGTCGAGAAGGGCTTCGACATCGTCGCCACCGGCGGCACCGCCCAGTACCTGGCAGAAGCGGGAGTGCCGGTCACTCGCGTCAACAAAGTGGCCGAGGGACGCCCGCATATCGTCGACAAGATCATCGATGGCGGTATCGCTTTGATCTTCAATACCACCGAGGGCTGGCAGAGCCACAAGGACAGCCATTCGATCCGCGCTTCAGCGCTCGGAGCGAAGGTTCCATACTACACAACCGCAGCCGCTTCCGCCGCGGTGGCCCAGGCCATCACGTCGGTTAGGGTCAGCGATCTTGAAGTACGCTCACTCCAAGACTATTATAGCTGA